One region of Mucilaginibacter sp. 14171R-50 genomic DNA includes:
- a CDS encoding protein-glutamate O-methyltransferase CheR: MKVLPTKDTITSAQLNELIDIVKTIHGFDFSDYTEASFKRRLGRIMMLKKLEFYDLKHILVNNPEFFQEFLEEITVNVTEMFRDPAFYKALKTQVVPYLSTYQNIKIWSAGCSSGEEVYSMAILLNEEKLLKKTFIYGTDINAGVLNEARKGIYSLRKLKSYAENYLFTGLPGSLTDHFTIMYDAAAIHSELKQNTLFSVHNLISDTGFNEFQMISCRNVFIYFETELQYKILDLFYKSLCPLGYLCLGNKETIRSEVFRKKFKVINQKENIYQKIGS; this comes from the coding sequence ATGAAGGTACTGCCAACTAAAGACACCATAACAAGCGCGCAACTAAACGAACTTATAGATATTGTAAAAACTATCCATGGGTTTGATTTTAGTGATTATACCGAAGCCTCCTTTAAGCGAAGGCTTGGCCGCATCATGATGTTGAAAAAGCTGGAATTTTACGATCTTAAACATATACTGGTAAATAACCCCGAATTTTTTCAGGAATTTTTAGAAGAAATTACGGTAAATGTTACCGAAATGTTTCGCGATCCGGCGTTTTATAAGGCCTTAAAAACCCAGGTGGTACCATACCTGTCAACCTATCAGAATATAAAGATATGGAGTGCGGGATGTTCGTCGGGCGAAGAGGTTTACTCAATGGCAATTTTGCTTAACGAGGAAAAGCTGCTTAAAAAAACATTTATATACGGTACGGATATAAATGCCGGTGTACTTAACGAGGCCCGAAAAGGCATATACAGCTTGCGCAAATTAAAAAGCTATGCCGAAAACTATTTGTTCACAGGCCTTCCCGGCTCGTTGACCGACCATTTTACCATTATGTACGATGCCGCGGCCATCCACAGCGAGCTGAAGCAAAATACGCTTTTCTCGGTCCACAACTTAATATCTGATACCGGTTTTAACGAATTTCAGATGATAAGCTGCCGCAACGTGTTTATTTATTTTGAAACCGAATTGCAATACAAGATACTCGACCTGTTTTACAAAAGCCTTTGTCCGCTGGGCTACCTTTGTTTAGGCAACAAGGAAACCATCCGTTCAGAGGTTTTCCGTAAAAAGTTCAAGGTCATCAACCAAAAAGAAAACATATACCAAAAAATTGGCTCTTGA
- a CDS encoding Glu/Leu/Phe/Val dehydrogenase, translating into MNINNPTANQDTHFFGDVCKNFDHAAQFTQHDAGLLDQIKSCNSVYRFRFPIRKGNGFEVIDAWRVEHSHHQSPTKGGIRYSEMVNEDEVMALAALMTYKCAIVNVPFGGAKGGIKINPKNYTVGELENITRRYTVELIKKNFIGPSIDVPAPDYGSGEREMSWIADTYATMNPGQLDALGAVTGKPIALHGIAGRREATGRGVAIAIRECVSVGEDMQKLGLTAGLSGKKIIVQGLGNVGYYSAKFLSEFGAIIVGLCEFEGAIYNEDGLDVEAVFQHRKSTGSILGYTGAKKEFKNTMDGLEQPCDILVPAALENQITAENIGSIKAKIIAEGANGPTSPEAEAAFYKNGGMIIPDMYANAGGVTVSYFEWLKNLSHVAFGRMNRRFEENSNLNLVNMVEGITGTSLTPIQRSTIIKGASELELVNSGLEDTMIRSYHEIREIYKNNPKVETLRNAAMVGAINKIAVSYQNLGVWP; encoded by the coding sequence ATGAATATCAATAATCCGACTGCAAATCAGGATACGCACTTTTTTGGTGACGTATGTAAAAACTTTGATCATGCAGCGCAGTTTACCCAGCACGATGCCGGTTTGTTAGACCAGATCAAATCATGCAACAGTGTTTACCGGTTTCGTTTCCCTATACGCAAAGGCAATGGCTTTGAAGTGATAGATGCATGGCGTGTAGAGCACTCGCACCACCAGTCGCCAACCAAGGGCGGTATCCGCTACAGCGAAATGGTGAACGAGGATGAGGTTATGGCCCTTGCAGCCCTGATGACCTACAAATGCGCCATTGTAAACGTACCGTTTGGCGGGGCAAAGGGCGGTATTAAAATAAACCCTAAAAACTACACCGTTGGCGAGTTGGAGAATATTACCCGCCGTTATACGGTAGAATTGATCAAAAAGAACTTTATTGGCCCCAGCATTGATGTACCTGCCCCTGACTACGGATCGGGCGAGCGCGAAATGAGCTGGATAGCCGATACATACGCCACCATGAACCCCGGCCAGCTTGACGCTTTAGGCGCCGTAACCGGTAAACCGATCGCTTTGCATGGTATTGCAGGCCGCCGCGAAGCTACCGGTCGTGGTGTGGCCATTGCCATACGCGAATGCGTAAGCGTTGGCGAGGATATGCAGAAGCTTGGCCTTACTGCAGGTTTATCAGGCAAAAAGATAATTGTACAGGGCTTAGGTAACGTGGGGTACTATTCCGCAAAATTCTTGTCGGAGTTTGGTGCCATCATAGTAGGGCTTTGTGAGTTTGAAGGCGCTATTTATAACGAGGATGGCCTGGATGTAGAGGCCGTTTTTCAGCACCGCAAATCAACCGGCTCTATCTTAGGTTATACAGGCGCCAAAAAAGAGTTTAAAAACACCATGGATGGCCTGGAGCAGCCCTGCGACATTTTAGTGCCTGCCGCCTTAGAGAACCAGATAACCGCCGAAAACATTGGCAGCATTAAGGCAAAGATCATTGCCGAAGGTGCAAACGGGCCGACCTCGCCAGAGGCTGAGGCTGCATTCTATAAAAACGGCGGTATGATCATCCCGGATATGTACGCCAACGCCGGCGGTGTTACCGTATCATACTTTGAGTGGTTAAAAAATCTTAGTCACGTTGCTTTCGGCCGCATGAACCGCAGGTTTGAAGAAAACTCGAACCTTAACCTGGTAAATATGGTTGAAGGCATTACCGGTACATCATTAACACCTATTCAACGTTCAACCATTATTAAAGGTGCATCGGAACTTGAACTGGTGAACTCCGGTTTAGAAGATACCATGATCCGTTCATACCACGAGATACGCGAGATATACAAAAACAACCCCAAGGTTGAAACCCTGCGTAACGCCGCAATGGTGGGCGCTATCAACAAAATAGCGGTATCGTACCAAAACCTTGGTGTGTGGCCGTAA
- a CDS encoding chemotaxis protein CheB, whose product MALDDEIRNRWAQSRILLLGGSAGSFKLLFRLVKLFPKNLNKTVIIVIHRKKNFFSEIEKLFAENSRMLLREISDKEPVERNVIYIAPPNYHTLVENEGFFSLDVSDAVWYSKPSIDVTFESVADVYGSRVTAVLLSGANQDGAEGLLKLRQKGALTIAQHPDDADMIEMPQAAIDLGAAEYILRTTEIFELLEK is encoded by the coding sequence TTGGCTCTTGATGATGAAATAAGGAACCGTTGGGCGCAATCGCGAATACTGCTTTTAGGCGGTTCGGCGGGGTCATTTAAACTTTTGTTCCGGCTGGTAAAACTGTTCCCCAAAAACCTGAATAAAACGGTAATTATCGTTATCCACAGAAAAAAAAACTTTTTTAGCGAAATCGAAAAACTGTTCGCAGAGAATAGCCGTATGTTGCTACGGGAAATCAGCGACAAGGAGCCGGTAGAGCGCAACGTAATTTATATTGCACCGCCAAATTATCATACACTGGTGGAGAACGAAGGTTTTTTTAGCCTTGATGTATCTGATGCGGTGTGGTACTCAAAGCCCTCTATCGATGTTACTTTTGAGAGTGTTGCCGACGTTTACGGAAGCCGTGTTACTGCCGTTTTATTGTCGGGCGCTAACCAGGATGGGGCAGAGGGTTTATTAAAATTACGCCAGAAGGGGGCATTAACAATAGCGCAGCATCCCGACGACGCAGATATGATAGAAATGCCCCAGGCGGCCATTGATTTGGGTGCTGCCGAATACATTTTACGAACAACCGAGATTTTTGAACTGCTTGAAAAATAA
- a CDS encoding SDR family oxidoreductase yields MKNLQLNNKWVLVTGASSGLGQEMARQLANVHKANLIIAARRADNLNQLKAELEQVAGIKVKVIVADLSIPEEADRVIAESIADNNLYAAILNAGVTYFGRHTELPWDNFESILKTNVIGVVRMTNSLVKYFDKPGTEGGLMLVSSMAGFFPVPYQAAYSATKAFITAFGNALHNELTNPAFSITVFAPGGIATEMTDNSKFNELKGWLMPVSEAAKEAIYALITRKYNYVPGLLNRIGNVFMNFLPAKFIGSKMSKVYLKSLTKAQQ; encoded by the coding sequence ATGAAAAACCTGCAGTTGAATAATAAATGGGTATTGGTAACGGGCGCATCAAGCGGACTTGGGCAGGAAATGGCCCGGCAGCTGGCGAACGTGCATAAAGCCAACCTTATTATTGCCGCCCGCCGTGCCGATAACCTGAACCAGCTGAAGGCCGAACTGGAACAGGTCGCGGGTATTAAAGTTAAGGTTATTGTTGCCGACCTATCCATCCCGGAAGAGGCCGACCGGGTAATTGCTGAAAGCATTGCAGATAATAACCTGTATGCCGCCATTTTAAACGCCGGTGTAACCTATTTTGGCAGGCATACGGAGCTACCGTGGGATAACTTTGAAAGCATCCTTAAAACAAACGTAATAGGCGTGGTACGCATGACCAACAGCCTTGTAAAATATTTTGACAAACCCGGTACTGAGGGCGGGTTGATGCTGGTATCGAGCATGGCAGGTTTTTTCCCGGTGCCCTACCAGGCGGCTTACTCGGCAACCAAGGCCTTTATAACCGCGTTTGGCAATGCATTGCATAACGAGTTAACCAACCCTGCTTTTTCAATAACTGTTTTTGCGCCGGGCGGCATAGCTACCGAGATGACCGACAACAGCAAGTTTAACGAGCTTAAAGGATGGCTGATGCCTGTTAGCGAAGCTGCAAAAGAGGCGATCTACGCGTTAATTACCCGTAAATATAACTATGTGCCTGGCTTGCTAAACCGCATAGGGAATGTATTCATGAACTTTTTACCGGCAAAATTTATAGGCAGTAAAATGAGCAAGGTGTATTTAAAATCGCTTACAAAAGCACAGCAATAA
- the ccsA gene encoding cytochrome c biogenesis protein CcsA, protein MYQTWWKVLAVVVIFYTLVAGFLLGVPRLPIMHETIRNTYFHVPMWIAMFTVFTISVIYSIKYLQSGKEEYDMIAVECANTGVFFFVLGLITGMLWARYTWGEYWSNDPKQNSAAIAFLLYCAYLVLRNSIDEEQKRAKISAIYNIFAFPVMVVLIMVLPRLTDSLHPGNGGNPAFGKLDMDNRMRIVLYPAFIAWALIAVWIATIRYRIRLIEYKKNAIN, encoded by the coding sequence ATTTATCAAACCTGGTGGAAAGTATTAGCCGTTGTAGTGATCTTTTACACGCTTGTAGCCGGGTTTCTGCTGGGTGTGCCAAGGTTGCCCATCATGCACGAAACCATACGTAACACTTACTTCCACGTACCCATGTGGATAGCCATGTTCACGGTGTTTACCATATCGGTCATCTACAGTATAAAGTACCTGCAATCCGGCAAGGAAGAGTATGACATGATAGCTGTTGAATGCGCCAATACGGGTGTATTCTTCTTTGTTTTAGGGCTTATAACGGGCATGCTTTGGGCACGCTATACCTGGGGCGAGTACTGGAGTAACGATCCCAAGCAAAACAGCGCAGCTATTGCCTTTTTGCTGTATTGCGCTTACCTGGTGCTGCGAAATTCGATAGACGAGGAGCAGAAACGTGCCAAAATATCGGCCATATACAACATTTTCGCCTTCCCGGTGATGGTGGTGCTTATTATGGTGCTGCCACGACTGACCGACTCGTTGCACCCGGGCAACGGGGGGAATCCGGCATTTGGTAAGCTGGATATGGATAACCGTATGCGGATAGTGTTATACCCGGCATTTATTGCCTGGGCGCTTATAGCCGTATGGATAGCTACTATACGTTACCGCATCCGTTTAATTGAATATAAAAAGAACGCTATCAATTAA
- a CDS encoding heme exporter protein CcmB — translation MKLAGQTIELLKKEIILEWRSKYAFNGILLYIVSTVFVCYISFNLNPGFKESTGYAIVWNILFWIIMLFASVNAIAKSFLQESKARLLYYYSIAHPQAIILSKTIYNALLMALLSILALLVYMLFFPNTVNDLLFYFVTVLLGSISFSTVFTMLSGIASKAGNNGTLMAILSFPVIIPVILLLVKVSKAAMDGIDRSLSLGSIGVLLAINVIVIASSLILFPYLWRD, via the coding sequence ATGAAACTGGCCGGGCAAACTATCGAACTTTTAAAAAAGGAGATCATCCTGGAATGGCGTTCAAAATACGCTTTTAATGGTATCCTGCTATATATCGTTTCTACCGTGTTTGTTTGTTATATTTCCTTTAACCTAAATCCCGGTTTTAAAGAAAGCACCGGCTACGCCATTGTATGGAATATCCTTTTTTGGATAATTATGCTCTTTGCATCAGTAAACGCTATTGCCAAAAGCTTTTTGCAGGAAAGCAAGGCCCGTTTGCTCTACTATTATTCTATAGCGCATCCGCAAGCTATTATCCTGTCAAAAACCATCTACAACGCCTTACTCATGGCATTGTTGAGCATACTGGCCCTGCTGGTTTATATGCTGTTTTTCCCTAACACAGTAAACGATCTCCTGTTCTACTTTGTAACCGTACTGTTGGGCAGCATAAGCTTTTCTACCGTGTTTACCATGCTATCGGGCATAGCATCAAAGGCGGGCAACAATGGTACGCTCATGGCTATACTAAGCTTCCCTGTTATTATACCGGTGATACTGCTGCTGGTAAAAGTAAGCAAAGCTGCCATGGATGGTATAGACCGCAGCCTCAGCCTGGGCAGCATTGGCGTGCTGCTGGCCATAAACGTTATTGTTATTGCCTCCTCTTTAATATTGTTTCCATATCTGTGGCGCGACTGA
- a CDS encoding response regulator, protein MAPVNILIVDDRKENIIALEALLNRPDIQLFATTSPNDALKIAWKTPINIALIDVQMPEMDGFELVQMLKANPRTKNILTIFVTAISKESKYAVKGFGAGAVDYLYKPLDPYITSAKVDAFIQLARSQNDIRQKNNELEDFAIVVKNSADIICAVDAENFRIKSVNPAVETILGHKQAAVLGTSIIDLAIDTDQPVFRKKLGEIVKDNKSFAVSELQFNTFDKHVIWVECRASYRNKTIFINISNISPQKSYQLQLIKSKEAAEYGKKVKETFLANMSHELRTPVNGIIGLSSLLRKTPLNNQQNNLLDMLETSSRSLLGVINDVLDISKMEAGKLNIVRSPNNIKAIVTSVAGLLKFNADEKDLEFITDVDSDIPETLLVDSLRLNQILMNLLSNAIKFTDRGYVKLNVSVLQKSNNKVKLKFSVEDTGIGIPPARLSKIFESFEQAEDDTSNKYGGTGLGLAIVKRLIELKGGELTVSSKPGTGSIFSFVNWFAIANHPQVPKMVKTSTKLAPFVNTSVLVAEDNLINQFMVTKLLKDWNVKVEIVDSGDKALEKLKETRYDLVLMDTHMPGLSGYQTARAIRTEFEEPMRSIPIISLSASAFEHEQLEAIAAGMNDVLSKPFEAHELHAKIAKVLKDKKMAKRAV, encoded by the coding sequence ATGGCCCCTGTAAATATTCTTATTGTTGATGATAGGAAAGAAAATATAATAGCGCTCGAGGCCCTGCTTAACCGCCCGGATATACAATTATTCGCCACTACATCGCCAAACGACGCGCTTAAAATAGCATGGAAAACGCCAATTAACATAGCGCTTATTGACGTTCAGATGCCCGAAATGGATGGCTTTGAACTGGTACAAATGCTGAAGGCCAACCCCCGTACAAAAAATATACTCACTATTTTTGTTACTGCAATTTCCAAAGAATCAAAGTACGCCGTTAAAGGTTTTGGAGCAGGGGCGGTAGATTATTTGTATAAACCGCTCGATCCGTATATTACATCCGCCAAGGTTGATGCCTTTATACAGCTTGCGCGGTCGCAGAATGATATCCGGCAAAAAAACAACGAGCTTGAAGATTTTGCAATAGTAGTTAAAAACAGCGCCGATATTATATGTGCTGTTGATGCGGAAAATTTTAGGATAAAGTCTGTAAACCCGGCTGTCGAAACTATTTTGGGCCACAAGCAAGCTGCCGTTTTAGGTACCAGCATTATTGATCTGGCCATTGATACCGACCAACCCGTGTTCAGGAAAAAGCTGGGCGAAATTGTTAAGGACAACAAAAGTTTTGCGGTATCCGAACTTCAGTTCAATACCTTTGATAAGCATGTTATATGGGTAGAGTGCCGTGCTTCGTACCGTAATAAGACTATCTTTATCAACATCAGCAATATCTCGCCTCAAAAAAGTTATCAGTTACAGCTTATTAAATCAAAAGAAGCGGCCGAGTACGGTAAAAAAGTAAAAGAGACCTTTTTGGCCAACATGAGCCATGAGCTGCGCACGCCGGTTAACGGTATAATTGGCTTAAGCAGCTTGCTGCGCAAAACACCCCTTAACAACCAGCAGAACAACTTGCTGGATATGCTCGAAACATCATCACGTTCATTATTGGGCGTTATTAACGATGTGCTTGATATAAGCAAGATGGAGGCAGGTAAACTGAACATCGTTCGTTCGCCAAATAACATTAAAGCCATCGTTACCTCGGTTGCAGGTTTATTGAAATTTAATGCGGATGAAAAAGATTTAGAGTTTATTACCGATGTAGACAGCGATATACCCGAAACTTTACTGGTCGACTCGTTGCGGTTAAACCAGATATTGATGAATTTGCTAAGCAACGCTATAAAGTTTACTGATAGGGGATACGTTAAACTTAATGTATCCGTGCTGCAAAAATCAAACAATAAAGTGAAACTCAAGTTTAGTGTAGAGGATACCGGTATTGGTATACCGCCTGCACGATTGTCGAAGATATTCGAATCGTTTGAACAGGCCGAAGACGATACCTCTAATAAATACGGAGGTACCGGTTTAGGCCTTGCTATTGTTAAGCGGCTCATCGAACTAAAAGGAGGCGAGCTTACGGTAAGCAGCAAACCCGGCACCGGCAGCATATTTAGTTTTGTAAACTGGTTTGCTATAGCAAACCACCCTCAGGTTCCTAAAATGGTTAAAACAAGCACTAAACTGGCCCCGTTTGTAAACACAAGTGTTTTGGTTGCAGAAGACAATTTGATAAACCAATTTATGGTGACCAAATTGCTAAAGGACTGGAATGTAAAGGTTGAGATTGTTGATTCAGGCGATAAAGCTCTTGAAAAGTTAAAAGAAACGCGTTACGACCTGGTGCTGATGGATACACATATGCCGGGGCTAAGCGGCTACCAAACTGCCCGGGCTATCCGTACGGAGTTTGAGGAGCCCATGCGCAGTATACCTATTATATCGCTATCCGCGTCGGCATTTGAACACGAGCAGCTCGAAGCGATAGCTGCCGGTATGAATGATGTATTGTCGAAACCCTTTGAAGCACATGAGTTGCATGCCAAAATAGCAAAGGTTTTAAAAGACAAAAAGATGGCTAAAAGGGCAGTTTAA
- a CDS encoding CcmD family protein, with the protein MKKLVSVLLMLLCFVAVKAQNGASVEMADKMRSEGKIYVVIGTIVIVFAGITIYLFSIDRRLRKIEKEK; encoded by the coding sequence ATGAAAAAACTTGTTTCCGTACTACTGATGCTGCTTTGCTTTGTTGCCGTAAAAGCACAAAACGGAGCTTCTGTTGAAATGGCCGATAAAATGCGCAGCGAAGGCAAAATTTACGTGGTAATTGGCACCATAGTAATAGTATTTGCCGGGATAACTATTTACCTGTTCAGCATTGACAGGAGATTGAGAAAAATCGAGAAAGAAAAGTAA
- a CDS encoding methylated-DNA--[protein]-cysteine S-methyltransferase codes for MYQVYHRTPVGIALITADDTHITKVSIRDEEGLQETGTDSPLLKEAMKQLDEYFAGDRKEFDLPLNQPGSAFQQQVWQQLLKIPYGSTITYGQQSTLKNNPLAIRAIAASNGKNNLWIIVPCHRVVGSNGSLTGYAGGLWRKQWLLDHEARVMGKGQIKLPF; via the coding sequence ATGTACCAGGTTTATCACCGCACCCCTGTAGGTATTGCCCTTATCACTGCTGATGATACACATATCACCAAGGTATCCATCCGCGATGAAGAGGGGTTGCAAGAAACCGGAACCGATTCGCCGTTGCTGAAAGAGGCTATGAAACAATTAGACGAGTACTTCGCCGGCGACCGGAAAGAATTTGACCTGCCGTTAAACCAGCCTGGCTCGGCTTTTCAGCAACAGGTTTGGCAGCAGTTGTTAAAAATACCGTATGGCAGCACCATTACCTACGGCCAGCAATCAACCCTGAAGAACAACCCGCTGGCCATACGCGCCATTGCAGCGTCAAACGGCAAAAACAATTTGTGGATAATTGTGCCATGCCACCGCGTTGTGGGCAGTAACGGCAGCTTAACAGGTTATGCAGGCGGCTTATGGCGCAAGCAGTGGTTGTTAGACCACGAAGCGCGCGTTATGGGCAAAGGCCAAATTAAACTGCCCTTTTAG
- a CDS encoding carboxypeptidase-like regulatory domain-containing protein: MLSSPLYRLAVCRWFVLLVCIGWGFSADAQSVINGKVVSSASNEVVPKASVFLNNATFGTATNDDGTFTLRGVKPGQYDLIVSTLGYEEYTQKIQVGQGPITVNIALTPKVMMMREVVITSNADWKKNFEQFKKDFIGVTDNAKYCKVENPRVLSLSFIRKTQTLEASSDEFLVVNNDALGYKVKFLLRDFSSNNITRTINYSGRVLFEELPGTAAQKQKWKTRRDEAYYGSAQHFYRSLYKNRLSQEGFVIYDFSRTLDPNRPPEALIQKKLKAFRMVNRDSTIYWLGKEDMPKWYQEHLTKPPLTAYAVLRKPPQEGLFVLTFPNYLYVVYTKKHETEDFKDLYRPLDMENFETSVITLLAPIVVFDMNGTVVADSPLYEGTWSKAKLANLLPVDYEPSDGAGN; encoded by the coding sequence ATGCTTTCGTCACCATTATATCGTTTAGCTGTTTGCCGGTGGTTTGTTTTACTGGTTTGTATTGGCTGGGGTTTTAGTGCCGATGCGCAATCAGTGATCAATGGCAAGGTGGTTAGTTCGGCATCAAACGAGGTTGTACCAAAGGCCAGCGTATTTCTAAACAACGCCACATTTGGCACCGCAACTAATGACGACGGTACGTTTACTTTACGCGGCGTTAAGCCGGGGCAGTATGACCTCATCGTATCAACCCTTGGATATGAAGAATACACGCAAAAAATACAGGTGGGGCAGGGGCCCATAACCGTTAACATAGCGCTTACGCCAAAAGTAATGATGATGCGCGAGGTGGTAATTACCAGCAACGCCGACTGGAAAAAGAACTTTGAACAGTTTAAAAAAGACTTTATAGGCGTAACGGATAATGCTAAATACTGCAAGGTGGAAAATCCCCGGGTGCTCAGCCTTTCGTTTATCCGTAAAACACAAACGTTAGAAGCATCGAGTGATGAGTTTTTGGTGGTGAATAATGATGCGTTGGGATATAAAGTGAAATTTTTACTGAGGGATTTTAGCAGCAATAATATTACCCGTACTATAAACTACTCCGGCCGCGTGCTTTTTGAAGAGTTGCCGGGCACCGCAGCGCAAAAGCAAAAGTGGAAGACCAGGCGCGATGAAGCATACTATGGCTCGGCCCAGCACTTTTACCGGTCGCTGTATAAGAACCGCCTCTCGCAGGAAGGGTTTGTTATATACGATTTCAGCAGGACCCTTGACCCCAACCGGCCGCCCGAAGCGCTGATACAAAAAAAGCTGAAAGCGTTCAGAATGGTTAATCGCGACTCGACTATTTATTGGCTGGGGAAGGAGGACATGCCCAAATGGTACCAAGAGCACCTTACTAAACCACCTTTAACCGCTTACGCGGTTCTGCGCAAACCCCCGCAAGAAGGTTTGTTTGTACTAACATTTCCCAATTACCTGTACGTTGTTTATACCAAAAAGCACGAAACCGAAGATTTTAAAGACCTTTACCGCCCGCTGGATATGGAAAATTTTGAAACCAGTGTTATCACCTTATTAGCCCCGATAGTAGTATTTGATATGAACGGAACAGTGGTGGCTGATAGTCCGCTTTATGAAGGCACATGGTCAAAAGCCAAGCTGGCTAATTTATTGCCGGTTGATTACGAGCCGTCGGACGGGGCAGGGAATTAG
- a CDS encoding sensor histidine kinase KdpD: MKTKLKIVFVLAAVALAGVILFQAYWSFNAFKLNKQRFDDDIDVVMQRALDSCKKDYFDSVRVVMVRRLSDPGTHIKIDTIMGRDTAHVALQITIKNKYTGLGEPYSTTVPVYDYYRQKIDHKATVPEVLTEMSFYVPHLRDELLLLLGMEDAMKSNTGNQGLHNGIFELPENYRRADSIKLYEYYSRELDKLHPRAEFELHFSDKPIAATVTSVPKPFSMLWHSSPQPAAITSAQTNHANELMYSETEQYDYKYHGFLFLQHNEKNTLYVRAVFDRAQVGVLKEMILPLLLSGLLIVFTIFCFYYIIRTMVRQKKLTALKDDFINNMTHELKTPIATITVAIEGLQKYNAFSDPEKTQRYLQTSRNELARLNDLVSKVLNVAAFESKQINLHKEQVQIDRLIDDVISSEKLKAGKKVDISYNNPEGIITIVADMTHLRNVMTNIIDNAIKYSDEPAEVKINLSSHNGKAVFSIKDNGIGIPAAHVRHIFDKFHRVPAGNVHNVKGTGLGLNYVKYIVHAHGGSIRVKSQQGTGSEFIITLPLKNG, from the coding sequence ATGAAAACCAAACTTAAAATTGTATTTGTTTTAGCCGCCGTTGCCTTGGCAGGTGTTATTTTATTCCAGGCGTATTGGAGCTTTAATGCCTTTAAATTAAACAAACAACGTTTTGACGATGATATTGACGTGGTGATGCAGCGCGCGCTTGACAGCTGTAAAAAAGACTATTTCGATTCTGTACGCGTGGTAATGGTAAGGCGCCTTTCAGATCCGGGTACGCATATTAAAATAGATACCATCATGGGGCGCGATACAGCCCACGTGGCCTTACAGATAACCATAAAAAATAAATACACCGGTTTAGGTGAACCTTACAGCACCACCGTACCGGTATACGATTATTACAGGCAGAAAATAGACCATAAAGCCACCGTGCCCGAAGTTTTAACGGAAATGTCGTTTTACGTACCGCATTTAAGGGATGAGCTCTTGCTTTTATTAGGAATGGAGGATGCTATGAAAAGCAATACGGGTAACCAGGGCTTGCACAACGGAATTTTTGAACTACCTGAAAATTACCGGAGGGCTGATAGTATAAAGCTATACGAATATTACAGCAGAGAACTGGATAAGCTACACCCGCGCGCCGAATTTGAACTGCATTTTTCTGACAAGCCGATAGCGGCCACTGTAACCAGTGTGCCAAAGCCGTTTTCCATGCTGTGGCACTCTTCACCACAGCCTGCTGCTATAACTTCCGCTCAGACAAATCATGCTAACGAGCTTATGTATAGCGAAACTGAACAATACGACTACAAGTATCACGGTTTTTTATTTCTGCAGCATAACGAAAAGAACACCTTGTATGTACGCGCTGTGTTTGACCGTGCACAGGTAGGAGTTTTAAAAGAAATGATATTGCCCTTGTTACTTTCAGGTTTACTCATAGTATTTACCATATTCTGTTTTTACTATATCATCCGCACCATGGTAAGGCAAAAAAAATTAACCGCGTTAAAGGACGACTTCATCAACAACATGACCCACGAACTGAAAACGCCTATAGCTACTATAACCGTTGCAATTGAGGGACTGCAAAAGTACAATGCCTTCAGCGATCCGGAAAAGACGCAGCGCTACCTGCAAACCTCGCGCAACGAGCTTGCCCGCCTTAATGACCTGGTAAGTAAGGTACTGAACGTGGCGGCATTTGAAAGCAAGCAAATAAACTTACATAAGGAGCAGGTACAGATTGACCGGTTGATAGACGACGTGATCTCGTCAGAAAAGTTAAAAGCGGGTAAAAAGGTCGACATCAGTTATAATAACCCGGAGGGAATCATTACTATCGTAGCTGATATGACGCATCTGAGGAATGTAATGACCAATATTATTGATAATGCCATTAAATACAGCGACGAGCCTGCCGAAGTTAAAATAAACCTGTCAAGCCATAACGGTAAAGCGGTATTTTCTATAAAAGATAATGGTATTGGCATACCGGCCGCGCACGTCCGTCATATATTTGATAAGTTTCACCGGGTGCCGGCCGGTAACGTACATAATGTAAAAGGTACCGGTTTAGGTTTAAACTATGTAAAGTACATTGTACACGCGCATGGCGGCAGCATTAGGGTAAAAAGTCAGCAAGGAACGGGAAGCGAATTCATTATAACCCTACCTTTAAAAAATGGATAA